CCATGCCTCATCTCGTGCAATGCGAATTGAAAACGTAGCGATCCGATCATCGAAAGAACCACCCATATCATCGAGATATCGGATCGGCCACGAGATCGATCGCAGCCGCCCCTTCACAACATTGAACAACGTCGAGATCGTATCATTGATCCGGTCAAAATCAGGCTTCAGTTGATCGATATCCGAACCCAAGGCAACGTTCTGTGTGGCTATTCCAAGATCGAGATTGATATGGGCATTCACACCAAGCAATAGATGCTGGATCGTAGTGATCTCATCGCGCTGACCGTGTGAGAACGCAATTGCCCAGGACTTGGTAGGGGGCTTTCCTGCCCGCCACGTTGCAAAGGCATCGAGATATCGTTGGGCGAACACTACGCAAAGGTGCTCCATTCGGGCGTCGTTATCATAAAGCCCCTTCCCTAAAGCATCTCGGACGGATCGCGTCATGCCAAGGTATAACGTTGCAAAGTATCCATACCGAGCACCTTCGGAAACCGCCAATGAGGAGATCTCTTCAAGCTCCGCTATAACGTCTTGAATGGTCATGTTTCGAAGTTATGTATAAATAATGGTGCTCCAAACAACGAAACGTATAGAGAATTATACGTTTTGTATATATTCGCATCCACTCTTTTTCTATCAATGGAGGTACAATGAGACTAGACCTATTCACCAAGCAGTTGATACTGGAATGCGGTAAATCAAAGAACATGCTGGCCCGCGTGCCGGCTGACAAGCTCGACTGGCGTCCACACCCGAAGAGCATGGTGATGAAGTCATTGGCAACACACGTGGCAGATCTGCCAACGTGGGTAACAATGACGCTTACGTCAGAAGAGCTGGACTTTGCGACGATGCCGTACGACCCGCCTGTTATTGCGTCAGCTGACGATCTGCTTGCTCTCTTGGAGAAGTCGTTGCAGGAGGCTCTCGAAACACTAGCTCAGGCTAAGGAAGAGTCGCTTGACGGGAACTGGACACTTCGAACGGGAGATGTGATCCACTCGGTCTCCACGAGATATGAAGTGATCCAGATGACGATCAGTCAGATCATCCACCACCGCGCCCAACTCGGTGTATACCTCCGTCTGCTCGACGTCCCAATTCCCGGGACATACGGACCAAGTGCAGACGAGCAGAATTTCTAAGGTATAGGTGGTAGATTATTCCCCATGTCTACCATCACCTTTACCCCCGGCGAACGTGAGCTGATCACCACCAAGCTCTTGGCCTATTTCGAATCTGAACTCGATCATGAGATAGGCAGGTTCGACGCGGAATTCTTGCTCGACTTCCTCACGCGCGAGCTTGGGCCGTACTACTACAACCGTGGTCTGTATGATGCCCAAGCTGCGCTGATGAAGCGCATCGATGATGTGAAAGAGGCGATCTACACTCTTGAACAACCTACAGAGTTCAAGAAATAGGCTGCTTCACGTGTACATCAAGTTGTGGAAACGGTATTCGAATGCCGTGCTCTGTGAAGGCCTCGTTGATCGCAAAGTTCAGTTCACTCCTCAGAACCATTGGCTTGTGAGACATTTCTCTGGTCCACACCCATAAGAAGAACTTCATTGCCGAGTCTCCAAACTCCTCAAAGATCACTACGGGAGGGGGCTCTGATAACACATAGGGCTTGGAGCCGGCCACTTGTAAGAGGACATCTCGTATGGTATTAGGATCGGTTCCATAGGCAACATTCACGGGGATACGGTAGCGCACGATCTCATCGTCGAGGGAGCGATTGATCACCGATGAAGAGATAAAATGGGAGTTGGGGACGATAACAGAAACCCCCTCATTGGTTCGAACCGTGGTTGCTCTGATGGCGATCTCCACGATATCTCCCTCCATCCCATCAACTACAGCACGATCACCAAGTTTGACGGGACGTTCCAAGAGAATGAAGAGTCCGCTGACTACGTTGTTGACGATGTTCTGCAGTCCGAATCCAATACCAACACTCAAAGCGCCAAAAACAAAGGCAAGTGCTCTCAGATTGATGCCGAGGAACTGGATCATCAACCAGATCAGTGCAAATCCGATCAGATAATTCGTGATCGTCAAGATCGAATTCGCAAGACCAACATTAATGCCGGGCCGTTTGGAAAGCTTCTTCACTACTGAGCGCCGAATGAACCGCAAAACAACAACAACGACGATCACAAACGCCAGTGCTTCGGCAACGGCCATTAACGAGATCGACCCCTCGTTGTTGCTCACAACCGGCGTGGAAAAGAGGTAGGTGAATATGTCGTTCATTGAAACCCCAGCATGAATGCGCTATTATTGTGTTCCAACACCTTTCATCACATCCTACTCCAGGAATAGCATATGAAGAAGATCCTCGTACTGATACTGGCAGCAATGATGAGCCTTCCCCTTGCAGCTCAAGATCTGAAATTACCGTCATTGAGTCCAACAAGCACTATTACACAAGAGTTCTCAACGTCGAAGACAGAGATCGTGTATAGCAGGCCTTCCATGCGCGGTCGGACAGTCTTTGGCGACCTTGTGCCGTACAACGTTGTGTGGCGTACTGGTGCCAATGCAGCTACGAAGATCACCTTTGGAGAAGATGTAGAGATCGGTGGAACAACAGTGAAGGCCGGCTCATACTCGTTCTACTCCATCCCGGGCGCTTCGGAATGGGAGATCATCCTTAACAAGAACACCGGGAACTGGGGCGCAATGGGCTATGACACGAAGGACGACGTTGTCCGCATGAAGGTGAAGCCAACTACACTTCCAACAACTGTTGAGACCTTCACGATCAACATTGGCAACATCACGTTCTCTTCGTGCACCATCGACCTAGCTTGGGAGCGCACGCACGTGAGTGTTCCGGTGAAGGCGAACAATCAAGAGCGACTTAAGACCAACATCGAAAAAGCCATCAATAATCCTACGATCCCGTATCAACAAGCAGCCACATACTACTTCGAGACCAATCAGAATCTCGACAAAGCCCTCGAATACGCAACGAAGGCTGCGGACAACAATCCAAAGGCTTACTGGCTCTTCATGCTCAAGGCTCGTGTCGCTGCTAAACTTGGCAAGAACGATGTTGCACGTGATGCCGCCACGAAGACCATGGAAGTTGCCAAGGGAACACCGGGTGAAGCCGAATACAACAAGTACGCACAAGACCTCATCAAAACGCTGAAGTAATGTCCAGACTGCCCCTTGCTCTGCTCGCCCTGATCGTAACATTCGTTACGATGGCTGCGCAACCCATACGTCCCAAGCAATCAACACGCATCTATGGTGATCTGCAGCGACTTCGCTCGTTAACGAGTGTTCTCTATGTAGCTGCCCACCCGGATGACGAGAACACGCGACTTCTCTCGTGGCTTGCAACTGGACGTCACATCCGTACTGCCTATCTGTCCA
This region of Ignavibacteria bacterium genomic DNA includes:
- a CDS encoding DinB family protein produces the protein MRLDLFTKQLILECGKSKNMLARVPADKLDWRPHPKSMVMKSLATHVADLPTWVTMTLTSEELDFATMPYDPPVIASADDLLALLEKSLQEALETLAQAKEESLDGNWTLRTGDVIHSVSTRYEVIQMTISQIIHHRAQLGVYLRLLDVPIPGTYGPSADEQNF
- a CDS encoding mechanosensitive ion channel yields the protein MNDIFTYLFSTPVVSNNEGSISLMAVAEALAFVIVVVVVLRFIRRSVVKKLSKRPGINVGLANSILTITNYLIGFALIWLMIQFLGINLRALAFVFGALSVGIGFGLQNIVNNVVSGLFILLERPVKLGDRAVVDGMEGDIVEIAIRATTVRTNEGVSVIVPNSHFISSSVINRSLDDEIVRYRIPVNVAYGTDPNTIRDVLLQVAGSKPYVLSEPPPVVIFEEFGDSAMKFFLWVWTREMSHKPMVLRSELNFAINEAFTEHGIRIPFPQLDVHVKQPIS
- a CDS encoding DUF2164 domain-containing protein, producing the protein MSTITFTPGERELITTKLLAYFESELDHEIGRFDAEFLLDFLTRELGPYYYNRGLYDAQAALMKRIDDVKEAIYTLEQPTEFKK
- a CDS encoding DUF2911 domain-containing protein; the protein is MKKILVLILAAMMSLPLAAQDLKLPSLSPTSTITQEFSTSKTEIVYSRPSMRGRTVFGDLVPYNVVWRTGANAATKITFGEDVEIGGTTVKAGSYSFYSIPGASEWEIILNKNTGNWGAMGYDTKDDVVRMKVKPTTLPTTVETFTINIGNITFSSCTIDLAWERTHVSVPVKANNQERLKTNIEKAINNPTIPYQQAATYYFETNQNLDKALEYATKAADNNPKAYWLFMLKARVAAKLGKNDVARDAATKTMEVAKGTPGEAEYNKYAQDLIKTLK